The following proteins are encoded in a genomic region of Triticum dicoccoides isolate Atlit2015 ecotype Zavitan chromosome 1B, WEW_v2.0, whole genome shotgun sequence:
- the LOC119328383 gene encoding zinc finger CCCH domain-containing protein 34-like encodes MVSAAAEKGEDPRWRRSNTDCVFFLVSRVSCTKGSKCEYRHCEGARFNPRNCWYWFHGSCVNPSCTFRHPPMENFNRTKSLTVPPSSDGPISVKTANPCYFYYSSGCKKGDNCPFLHEPTPSTESAISSEAIAFNPAVNENSAGDEMVEALKDAHTSPCQDTLYHIKKCHSKEVPESIYLQFDGPISVTPETSIDTGEYIKCFTHSDQSSEYSTMEDAEQDESRDSSLGFDVLVDYGLSNKNDLEKQLAQKRDAQVLHAKYDIGDPVCYDRDYYDSWYYGQAFCSFDDQHGYLSHPEGVQDPDVETTLGHIPHNTRKLARPSSDEYDRMFFNSSFIGSAADDVFPRQHTETRHTSKRRPEKRKGAKSRKGRTKRRRGLEPASGFQGIESRSTHYRQEFLMEECAQSVVCATFRGQKKKRRGKQHNVISARSSEHPTTDFTGPKTLAQIKEENCVSKSRFSHSAARMPHGGSFSNDFEGPKSLTELLKAKDRISISQRTIL; translated from the exons ATGGTCTCCGCGGCGGCGGAGAAGGGCGAGGACCCGCGCTGGAGGAGGAGCAACACGGACTgcgtcttcttcctcgtctcccgcGTCAGCTGCACCAAG GGGTCCAAGTGCGAGTACCGCCACTGCGAGGGCGCGCGGTTCAACCCCAGGAACTGCTGGTACTGGTTCCACGGCAGCTGCGTCAACCCAAGCTGCACCTTTCGCCACCCT CCAATGGAAAATTTCAACCGAACCAAGTCCTTGACAGTCCCACCCTCATCAGATGGTCCTATTTCTGTCAAGACAGCCAATCCTTGTTATTTCTACTATAGCTCTGGCTGCAAGAAAGGTGACAATTGCCCCTTCCTACATGAGCCAACCCCTAGCACTGAATCAGCGATTTCTTCTGAGGCTATTGCTTTCAATCCTGCTGTCAACGAGAATTCCGCTGGAGATGAGATGGTTGAGGCATTGAAGGATGCTCACACAAGTCCTTGTCAGGACACCTTGTACCACATAAAGAAATGCCACTCAAAAGAAGTTCCTGAGTCAATATATCTCCAATTTGATGGTCCTATTTCGGTCACGCCTGAAACATCAATTGACACTGGTGAATACATAAAGTGTTTCACCCACTCAGATCAGAGCTCAGAATATTCAACAATGGAGGACGCAGAGCAAGATGAAAGTCGTGATTCCTCCCTTGGATTTGATGTGCTCGTTGATTATGGGCTCTCTAACAAGAATGACCTTGAGAAACAATTGGCACAGAAAAGAGATGCTCAGGTGCTTCATGCGAAATATGATATTGGAGATCCAGTCTGTTATGATCGGGATTATTATGATTCATGGTACTATGGGCAAGCATTTTGTAGCTTTGATGATCAACATGGTTATCTTAGTCATCCTGAAGGAGTTCAAGACCCTGATGTTGAGACCACTTTGGGACACATACCACACAATACAAGAAAGCTTGCAAGGCCAAGTTCTGATGAGTATGATAGAATGTTCTTCAATTCCAGCTTCATCGGCTCAGCAGCAGATGATGTGTTTCCTCGTCAGCATACTGAGACAAGACACACTTCAAAGAGAAGACCTGAGAAGAGAAAAGGTGCCAAGAGCAGGAAGGGTCGCACTAAGAGGCGTCGGGGTCTTGAACCCGCGAGTGGTTTCCAAGGCATTGAATCAAGATCCACTCATTACAGGCAAGAGTTCTTGATGGAGGAGTGTGCTCAGTCTGTTGTCTGTGCTACCTTCAGGGGGCAGAAGAAGAAACGTAGAGGAAAACAGCACAATGTAATTTCTGCTAGATCTTCTGAACATCCTACCACAGATTTTACTGGGCCAAAGACCCTAGCTCAGATAAAAGAAGAGAATTGTGTATCTAAGTCACGCTTTAGCCACTCTGCTGCTCGCATGCCTCATGGGGGTTCTTTCTCAAATGATTTTGAAGGCCCAAAATCTCTGACTGAGCTTCTCAAGGCTAAGGATAGGATTTCAATTAGCCAGCGCACCATACTGTAG
- the LOC119303758 gene encoding uncharacterized protein At1g15400-like has product MAELQRSSQTFRRSGSSGLIWEERLMPKDQNQRNQGAAGEAEVNSLELKELRHSCSIGSRGGVQRRCSDGAERGGMPSNINQAFHTRHVPPALDPPSPKFARCMFCGIFRKEGPSQPSEPSRY; this is encoded by the coding sequence ATGGCAGAGCTGCAGAGATCTTCCCAAACATTTAGGAGGTCTGGTTCTTCTGGTCTGATCTGGGAGGAGAGGCTTATGCCTAAAGACCAGAACCAGAGGAATCAAGGGGCAGCTGGGGAGGCAGAGGTCAACAGCTTAGAACTCAAGGAGCTAAGGCACTCCTGTAGCATCGGGTCCAGGGGAGGTGTGCAGCGTAGGTGCAGTGACGGTGCAGAGCGCGGTGGCATGCCCAGCAACATCAACCAGGCCTTTCATACTCGGCATGTTCCGCCAGCTCTTGATCCACCTTCACCCAAGTTTGCTCGATGCATGTTCTGTGGAATTTTTAGGAAGGAAGGTCCCTCACAACCTTCCGAACCCAGCAGGTACTAG